The Pseudanabaena galeata CCNP1313 genome includes a region encoding these proteins:
- a CDS encoding chlorophyll A-B binding protein: MSDESRNVWNWGFTSGAENWNGRLAMIGFVSALAIELISGQGVLHFWGIL; this comes from the coding sequence ATGTCTGACGAAAGCCGTAACGTATGGAATTGGGGTTTTACTTCTGGTGCTGAAAACTGGAATGGACGCTTGGCAATGATCGGTTTTGTATCTGCATTAGCGATCGAACTAATCAGCGGTCAAGGTGTACTGCACTTCTGGGGCATTCTATAA
- the rpsF gene encoding 30S ribosomal protein S6, protein MTVKRLYETMYILRPDLPDQEADAAIAKYQDFLVQQESEDITIQHRGRRRLAYDIKGHREGIYIQVNYTATPKTIESLEKSMRLADDVIRYMTIKLEPEAVEAEDAEAIVPDAEEPVAVAATEAE, encoded by the coding sequence ATGACTGTTAAGCGTTTGTACGAAACCATGTATATTCTGCGTCCCGATCTTCCCGATCAGGAAGCTGATGCCGCGATCGCCAAATATCAAGATTTCTTAGTACAACAAGAATCCGAAGACATTACGATTCAACATCGTGGCAGAAGGAGATTAGCCTATGACATTAAAGGTCATCGCGAAGGAATTTACATCCAAGTAAATTACACAGCAACTCCTAAAACCATCGAGAGCCTAGAAAAATCTATGCGTCTAGCAGACGATGTAATTCGTTATATGACGATCAAACTTGAGCCAGAAGCTGTGGAAGCTGAAGATGCTGAAGCGATTGTTCCTGATGCGGAAGAGCCAGTAGCCGTTGCTGCTACTGAAGCTGAATAA